Within Carassius carassius chromosome 8, fCarCar2.1, whole genome shotgun sequence, the genomic segment AGCTGTTGAAGGAGGGTCATTTGTTACCTGCCATTGAGCAGACACTTTTCCCTTTGAACATTCTCTTACTCTTTAACTAAGAAGTAGACCTAACTGTATTTATATGAGGCCTGACCAATGAACTGAAGCTTAATCTATAGAGCTGTTCAGTCACGACAAATTGCAGGccattcacagagaaatctaatTTCCTTTGGGTTTCGAGCACTGGCTTTGGATTTATGAGTACAATAACATCTAAGCTATATAAGGACTACAACAGTAAACTCAAAGtcttgtagtagtagtagtaatataccATAATGTTAAAGGACTTTActactcaaaataataataaaaaataaaataataataataataaaaataaaataaaataattaaactgttcTTTTGTTATTCTGAACCAATTTGTAATATTCTGCTTAATTTTATGTAGCCTGAGaaataagtaaaatattattttgatttttttttgtatttattaatatgtattattattattattattattattattatatttagctTTACATATGAACTTTCAAAAACATCACTTTTGATAAGGGGCAACTGATTTCCCAGCAGAACCCATTCTATACCTAAAGAAATGCCCATAGAAATAAACACAACCCAATATCCCACAATGCATAGCGCGTATTACATGGAGCGCATAGCGGTACCGTCATTTCCGTCAGTTCTGAACATGGAGGCGAATGGATTGAAGTTGAATTTCTGGGAGAACGGACCGAAACCCGGTCAGTTTTATTCATTCCCGGGTAACAGCAGCAGCAGTGCGGCTCCAGGATGCGGACCCATCAAACACACACTGTAAGTTCATCACGACTCGTCAGTTCAGTGATTCGCAGTCAGTAAAGTTTGTGCTTTCGATTTGCCTTTCTCTGCTGCATCATCATGGAGGAAAGCTGCTGTTTACCCCGGAAACTGTCTCCTTtatatatctttaaaaatatattcgaTTATTTATTTGTTGACGTTACTctgaatgtaatttatatttctttctttttccactCTTCATCTAGTGAAAAAGTACGAGTGTAACGTTAATGGTCCAGTGCTAAGTTAGCTTGTTAGCAATAATGCTAATGATTCGGCAAATATCAAAACCAGTGTttttaatatgcttatttatatactatatatatatgtatatgaggAAGTATATGCGAAGTACAATATATATGTCTTGGCATAATTGTGGACATAAATGAgactaataaaaacaataattaaaataaaaatacattacaaaaactATACGGCCAATTAATTAATAgaaatctgcatttttttttatcaaataaatgcagccttggtgaacataagacacTCGAAAAATCTTTCATacctttgaacggtagtgttACATGCATGTCTTTTCTGAATGTATAATATTGAATGTTTCTCAGCAACCCCATGGTAACGGGCACATCAGTGCTGGGGGTGAAGTTCACTGGAGGTGTGATCATTGCTGCTGACATGCTCGGCTCTTACGGCTCTCTGGCACGCTTCCGCAACATCTCCAGACTCATGAAGGTCAACAACAACACCATCCTGGGAGCCTCGGGGGACTATGCTGACTACCAGTACCTTAAACAGGTCATTGAGCAGATGGTGTAAGTACACACACGTTTGCTTATGATTTGGTTGAAAACTTTGTCAGGTTTGAGACCTCATATCAGTGTACGTTAATAGGTTGAACTTGATCTGTGTTTGTTTAGGATTGATGAAGAACTTCTTGGAGATGGACACAGCTACACCCCCAAAGCCATCCACTCCTGGCTCACGCGGGTCATGTACAACCGCCGCAGCAAGATGAACCCCTTGTGGAACACAGTGGTCATCGGTGGATTTTACAACGGAGAGAGGTGGGACAGTGTCCAGACGACTACTGTTGAGTGTATAAACTAGATTATTTGCATTTGAATGAAAGTCGGTTTTAAAGAAAATTCTCaatccaactttttttttttttgtaatcagttTTATTAAGAAGTGAAACAGAAAGAGGGAGAAAGACACTTGATTTTATCTAATGGAAATCAATCTCAAATAACAGGTTGAAAAATTTACATGTAAGATATTGGTGACTAAGTTTGTTAAGAGGTGAATTTATAATGTgcaaattattaattgatgaaacATTATAAAgagcttttttttattactgttataGTGTAAttttcaagtcacatttattttattttctcaagACACATTTTGTTTCATGGTggtaatgtttataataatatccTAATATCTTCATATATAATAGTCACATTTATCAGATTAGAGCTGGGTGATACTGTAGTTTACATTTTGCTCTATAGTAGTTACAGTATACATAGAGCTGGGGGGTAATATTGTTAAGATTTTGTGATGGGGGAAAAATTTTGATATAGATATTTGCTATATAGTATGCATCACTTTTCATGAGtgtattgtatgtatttattttactttatttactgaATGTTTATAGCTTATATTTTTgacaatataacattaaaacagtttattttctAGACCGTATTCTATATTGTAACAATTCTATATTTTGTAGCACTTAACGTAAgtgtaataaatactatataataaATACTTATAGTAGTtgtataattcattattatttatatgttgaataatttcagttatttaactGTGAGTTTTTGTTCAGTTTACAACAATTTTTATTTGGTGAGGTTTTTCACTTGCAGTTGCAATATAGAAAGTTAGGTCCGTTTTGTGACTCGATGACTTGGAGTTGTCTGCTGTACTTTAAATTTCATtgagcactgttttttttttgtgttgctcTCTTAAGCTTTCTTGGTTATGTGGACAAGTTAGGAGTTGCATATGAAGCCCCAACAGTAGCAACAGGATTTGGCGCTTATCTGGCTCAGGTAaggttttctttcctttttttttttcatcagataaTCTTGCTTTTTAAATTTAGTTATAACCTTTTATATGAACTCATCATATACGCTTGTGTTTTTGTAGCCCTTGATGAGGGAGGTGATGGAGAACAAGGTAGAAATCACAAAGGATGAGGCACGAGCGCTGATAGAGCGATGCCTGAAAGTCCTGTACTACCGTGATGCCCGCTCCTACAACAGGGTAAGACATGCTCCTCCCTCTATTTGTCCTTCATGAAAAGAGCATTATCTCAGGTGCAACATTTCATTGTAAATGTGTTTcaagaaactgaaaataaaaaattttcttgGGACTTCCTGTAGCATGAAATCGCCATTGTAACAGCTGAAGGTGTTGAGATTATAGGACCACTGTCATCTGAAACAAACTGGGACATTGCCCATCTGGTCAGGTAGGCTGAAATTCATGATTCTCACCATTTATGGTTTAATAGACATTTTATGGTATTAGTATAATGTACACTTCTGTTTGGAAACATAGGTTTGGTAaggcttttttaattttattgaaaatgcaGGTTTACAAGCTTCAAGTtatcagtaaaacagtaatattgtggaatacttctgtacattaattttttctgttttacatatttaaaaatgtcatctattcctgtgatggcaaagcagaattttcagcagttattaccccagtcttcagtgtcacatgatccttaagaaattagTGTTGAAAACATATattctgattaatatttttttgtgatactTTGGTGAATCTAAAGTTCATAAgaacttttataaatgtatttactgtcacttttaattcaaattaatgtgtccttgcacaacagaagtattaaaaaaaatataaaaagttcctgacctcaaacttttggaTGATAATGTATTTAGTGCGTTGCAAGGTTGTTGGATATACATCAGTGGAGTGCATAGTTAAATCTTGATTGCTGATTCATTGTATTGACCTactgatgtttgtttttattgcagTGGTTTTGAATGAGTCTTGTTCTGCTGCCCATTTTGCCACATCATCTTTGGACAAGCTCTTAGCACCACCCGATCAATATTGCATTGTCAAGACTACAGTTAGAATTGTTTCTTGCCTTTTTGTTATACATAAATAAACTTCATAAAATTGTTTGCTTGTGTTCATTGTTCTCCTATCAGTAAATCAAACATTCATATGCAATAGTTTTCCACCGAGAGTGTGTATAAGGGGGAGTTACATTATTGACAGTTTTCCAACTCATTATTTGTTCATGTGCCCCACCCCCgcccctgaaaaaaaaatagaacaatgaTTCGTAAAGGAAAtctgtaatttaatgaaatatcTACATATGTTTGGCAAACATAGAAATACATGGCTGAAATTAAATTTTGTAGTGGGGCCAATGAAAACGCGGAGTAAAAATGCCCCGAAATACTGGTTCAACTAAgccagcataaaaaaaataaaacaaaattcccCACATCTCTGGTGAGGTAAAAATCTTACGgtgaataaaaatgtcacattctACCACATTAAAAGACAACACATGAATGTTCTTAAAGGAAAAACACAATGTTTGCATACATTACATCCCTAAAAGTGTTTATTCATTATGTGATCAAGTATGTTACAGTATAACCCTAAATACAGTAGGTAATGATTTCAAATCAtttctatttacatttatgcacattAAGATAACAGAGATCAAACCTGATGAAAAGGTGATAAGTTCAACCAGTGTGTAACACGTTGCACTTTTGTATTTCAATGAACAATAGAAGCCATAGCCACACAGGAACTTCACACTAGGGATCTTTAGCACCCATTAATGCAACAATATTTACACGTGCTAAAAATAACCTGCATTTACAGAACTCATTTTCATAGACACTTCAGTTGAGCAGTTCATTTTATTCTCGAAACACGAAATCTTGGTGGAAAAGGCACACTAAACACCTGCAGTTTCCAAAAATTTCCTTGACCTGTAGAGCCAACAATACTATTCCATTTGACTTAATGATCTAGAATTTCTGAATCCTCAAAACCATGGAAAGACTCCACATCGCTGTCCTTCTCAAAGAGCTTTCTTAACGCAAGCATGCCTGATTGTGGAGAGGACCAAGATTCTGCAGAAACAATACTAGAAGTCTCAGCTTTCTGCTCCTCAACTTTGTCTCCTTGCAATCTACTGACAAGCAGAGCTTCAGTAAGACTTCGCACCAGCTCAGAGGATTCCTCAGATGTCGCCTCTGGGTTAGTGCTCAAAACCCGATCAAAAGAGCGAAAAAGTAGTTTGGGCTCTGCTATAAGGACATCCAATACCTCAATAAGCCATCGAGACAGCAGAAGTGCAAGGTCAGCTGGTTTGGCTCCAACCAGTTCTTGTGGCGCTTTTGTCACATGCTCGCTCCAGCGAGCCTGCATAAACTCGCGCAACACTGGCCCCATACAGGCTTCAAGGGGCTGTAGACGGCGAGAGCAACTGCGTGGGATCAGACCTGGAAGAGTGTTAACACTGTTGAGCATCACCAAGAATTCATTGGACATGTGGCCTTTGTGTGTGTCCATTATCAGCAATCCTTTGCCTCCAGAACTAGGGTTGATGTGCCGACACCACACTTTGTCCAACCAAAGCTGAAGTCTTTCTTCATCTGTGAACCCTTCTGGCCTAGCCTCCAGGATTAAGAAGTCCGGCAATGAACTTGTGTCCTCCTTGAGAGGTTCACCTCTAAGGAAAACCATGGTGGATAGTGTGGTCCCATCAGCCAGGGCTGTGAATACAACATCTATGAGTGGATCTGTGGTGCCCATCAGCTTAAATGCAGACAACATGGATGATGAATCTGCAGAGGCTTCATCCAGTTGCTCCATATCTACAAAGATGGAAAGCTCCTCCATGGCACCAATACAAGACAACCTAAATGATTCTGAGTTCacttgattttttaaaaagctaCTGAAGGTGCTCACGAGCTCTTGGGATTTACACGGTAGCAACTTGCTGGATGTGGCAAACGCTTGCAAGCCCAGATCATGGCGTAGAAAGAAATCAACCATTGAGTCGTAAGAAATATCTTGCACACCATGACTTCTCATGAACCCAAACAGGTTAGATTCATCGATAGGCAGTTGTTGCTCACGTTGGCATAGCACCCATTCGACTAAGCTATCAGCCACATCTGATGTAAAACCTTCTCGGCTTCTCGAGGGATCAAGCTGAAGCTGCCGTTTCATAAGCAATGACTGGACTTCTTCCGGTGGAGTGTCAAAGTGATTGGAGGCCTGGGGGACCCCGCAGCAGAGTGCATACAGTACGACTTTCAGCTGTGCCATGGTAAACGAGT encodes:
- the psmb4 gene encoding proteasome subunit beta type-4 produces the protein MERIAVPSFPSVLNMEANGLKLNFWENGPKPGQFYSFPGNSSSSAAPGCGPIKHTLNPMVTGTSVLGVKFTGGVIIAADMLGSYGSLARFRNISRLMKVNNNTILGASGDYADYQYLKQVIEQMVIDEELLGDGHSYTPKAIHSWLTRVMYNRRSKMNPLWNTVVIGGFYNGESFLGYVDKLGVAYEAPTVATGFGAYLAQPLMREVMENKVEITKDEARALIERCLKVLYYRDARSYNRHEIAIVTAEGVEIIGPLSSETNWDIAHLVSGFE